A genomic segment from Gracilimonas sediminicola encodes:
- a CDS encoding cell division protein FtsX produces the protein MSLKYIVKEGFTGIKRAKLAATTSILSLFIAVLLLGVLTRIGFNIYSQAMSIKDLIEVEVFLFDVDERTTNQIRQELEQEELVQEVTYISKDSASAIMRKEFGAGVEELAELNFLPASFRLSVDTDAGADKIETMVSQLRNLRGVDEIEYNAALLRVMESNLNTFTFIGGGIALLILLAALILVYNTIRLTIYAKRDLIRAMKLVGATNKFIRSPFIVEGILQGLIAGGLAVICVFFIFEFAIPFYLADLGTLSWPYGRWYFLVGAMLILSLIMGWWGSRWAARRFIQETYISG, from the coding sequence ATGAGTCTAAAATATATAGTAAAGGAAGGATTTACAGGAATCAAAAGGGCCAAACTCGCGGCTACTACATCTATACTTTCCCTGTTTATCGCGGTGCTTTTATTGGGTGTTCTTACCCGGATTGGTTTCAATATCTACAGTCAGGCCATGTCTATCAAAGATCTGATTGAAGTGGAAGTCTTTTTGTTTGATGTGGATGAACGCACAACCAATCAGATCCGGCAGGAACTGGAGCAAGAGGAGTTGGTTCAGGAAGTAACTTATATTTCCAAAGACAGTGCTTCCGCTATAATGCGAAAGGAATTTGGAGCTGGAGTCGAAGAATTAGCGGAACTGAACTTTTTGCCGGCTTCATTCCGGTTGAGCGTGGATACCGACGCCGGCGCGGATAAAATCGAGACGATGGTTTCTCAGCTCAGAAACTTACGAGGCGTCGATGAAATTGAATACAATGCGGCTTTACTGCGGGTGATGGAATCGAACCTGAATACATTTACTTTTATTGGTGGAGGGATAGCTTTACTAATCCTTCTGGCAGCTTTAATCCTGGTATATAATACCATTCGCCTTACCATTTATGCCAAGCGTGATTTAATCCGTGCTATGAAGCTGGTAGGGGCCACCAACAAGTTTATTCGAAGTCCTTTTATCGTAGAGGGAATCCTACAGGGATTGATAGCCGGGGGACTGGCCGTGATTTGTGTCTTCTTTATTTTCGAATTTGCCATTCCTTTTTACCTGGCCGACCTGGGCACCCTCAGCTGGCCTTATGGAAGATGGTACTTCCTGGTGGGAGCTATGCTGATTCTGTCTCTGATTATGGGCTGGTGGGGAAGTCGCTGGGCCGCCCGTCGCTTTATTCAGGAAACCTATATCTCCGGCTGA
- the hslV gene encoding ATP-dependent protease subunit HslV codes for MSLSELHATTVVGVIHNGKAAIGSDGQATMDKTVMKSTVKKVRKLHEGKILAGFAGSTADAFTLFEKYEEKLNEYNGNMERAAVELAKEWRKDKFLQKLQALLVVMNNEKGLLISGQGDVIEPDDEIAAIGSGGSYALSAARAMKKHASELSAAEIVDESLHIAADIDIYTNHNITILEIED; via the coding sequence ATGAGTTTATCTGAACTACACGCAACAACGGTAGTCGGCGTTATCCATAATGGGAAAGCCGCTATCGGGAGTGACGGACAGGCTACCATGGATAAAACCGTGATGAAAAGCACCGTCAAGAAAGTACGCAAGCTGCACGAAGGCAAAATACTGGCCGGATTTGCCGGTTCTACCGCCGATGCCTTCACCCTTTTTGAGAAATACGAGGAAAAGCTGAACGAGTATAACGGCAACATGGAACGAGCCGCCGTTGAGCTTGCCAAAGAATGGCGAAAAGACAAATTTCTGCAAAAGCTACAGGCTTTGTTGGTGGTAATGAACAACGAAAAAGGATTATTGATATCCGGCCAGGGTGATGTAATTGAGCCCGATGATGAGATAGCAGCCATTGGAAGCGGTGGATCCTATGCCCTTTCAGCAGCAAGAGCGATGAAAAAACACGCTTCAGAATTATCGGCTGCCGAAATCGTTGATGAGTCACTGCATATTGCAGCCGACATCGACATTTATACCAATCACAACATTACGATTTTAGAAATAGAAGATTGA
- the hslU gene encoding ATP-dependent protease ATPase subunit HslU: protein MLTIQEKNLTPQQIVAELDKYIVGQKSAKRSVSIALRNRWRRLNSDEEIRDEIVPNNILLIGPTGVGKTEIARRLAKLAHAPFMKVEASKFTEVGYVGRDVESMIRDLTDVAISMVKQEMQDRVKEKAEHKAEERILDILIPPVKKSGVGFNSSSSSEDFDPQNASDSELNERTRDRFREKLRDGELEDREIEIEVNSSKNPMMKVFGPQGMEEMGINLQDMLGNLGKGNKKTKRKLPIKEAREILTEEEAEKLIDHESAVQEALERVQKQGIVFIDEIDKIAESSTGSGGKGGPDVSRQGVQRDLLPIVEGSAVNTKHGIVKTDHILFIGSGAFHVSKPSDLIPELQGRFPIRVELNSLTENDFIDILSKPKNALTKQYIAMLDTEGVEIEFKDEAIREIARIAAEVNASVENIGARRLHTIMSSLFDELLFAVPDDINSGKITIDRGYVDKQLAGIVKDKDLSHYIL, encoded by the coding sequence ATGCTAACTATTCAGGAAAAGAATTTAACACCTCAGCAGATTGTAGCTGAGTTAGACAAATACATTGTAGGGCAGAAATCAGCAAAAAGATCCGTTTCCATTGCCCTTCGAAACCGCTGGAGACGACTCAATTCTGATGAAGAAATCAGAGATGAAATTGTACCCAATAACATTCTGCTGATTGGTCCTACCGGCGTCGGTAAAACTGAAATTGCCCGTCGCTTGGCTAAGCTGGCCCATGCTCCCTTTATGAAAGTGGAAGCCTCAAAATTTACTGAGGTTGGTTATGTTGGTCGTGATGTGGAATCGATGATCCGCGACCTGACCGATGTTGCCATCAGTATGGTGAAACAGGAAATGCAGGATCGGGTTAAGGAGAAAGCGGAGCACAAAGCGGAAGAGCGAATCCTTGATATCCTCATCCCTCCCGTAAAAAAATCCGGTGTTGGGTTTAACAGCAGCTCAAGCAGTGAAGATTTTGACCCGCAGAATGCAAGCGATTCAGAACTTAACGAACGAACCCGCGACCGCTTCCGTGAAAAACTCAGAGATGGCGAACTGGAAGACCGGGAAATTGAAATTGAAGTAAACTCTTCCAAAAACCCGATGATGAAAGTATTTGGTCCTCAGGGGATGGAAGAAATGGGCATTAATCTGCAGGATATGCTCGGCAACCTTGGCAAAGGAAATAAAAAGACCAAGCGTAAGCTTCCCATTAAAGAAGCCCGGGAAATTCTGACTGAAGAAGAAGCCGAAAAACTGATCGACCATGAATCTGCGGTTCAGGAAGCACTGGAACGTGTTCAAAAACAAGGAATCGTATTTATAGACGAGATTGATAAAATCGCCGAATCCTCAACCGGAAGCGGTGGCAAAGGCGGACCTGATGTAAGTCGTCAGGGCGTGCAGCGCGATCTCCTCCCTATTGTTGAAGGCAGCGCCGTAAACACCAAGCACGGCATCGTAAAAACCGATCATATTTTATTCATCGGTTCCGGAGCATTTCATGTCTCAAAACCTTCGGATTTGATTCCTGAACTTCAGGGACGTTTCCCAATCCGTGTTGAGTTGAATTCCCTTACGGAAAACGACTTTATTGACATTCTCTCCAAGCCCAAAAATGCCCTCACCAAGCAGTACATTGCCATGCTGGATACCGAAGGCGTGGAAATTGAATTTAAGGATGAGGCCATTCGGGAAATTGCCCGCATTGCTGCCGAAGTGAATGCATCCGTAGAAAATATCGGAGCAAGAAGGTTACATACCATAATGTCGTCCCTGTTTGATGAGCTGCTTTTTGCCGTTCCCGACGACATCAACTCCGGTAAGATCACGATCGATCGAGGCTATGTTGACAAGCAACTGGCCGGCATTGTGAAAGACAAGGATTTAAGTCATTATATCCTGTAA
- a CDS encoding AMP-dependent synthetase/ligase gives MPTIVPFETLTELFLNLSRKYDGAEKAQFYFKPNPDSEYQPIYWEQVTDDVYSIAAYLIEQGVEKGDRVGILSENRYEWAAIDLAIQLVGGINVSLYTTLPPAQCEYILQDSGAKIFFVSTGLQLKKAVEIFDNCDDLKEVIAFDVPKLEHLMEESYVKMFDDMLIEGGKHLEEHRETIKKRTMEVEPEDVATLIYTSGTTGKPKGAMLTHHNIVSNVKAATQHIYWDDNDRLLSFLPLCHSFERTAGYYAMISSGVEVYYAESVDTVSKNMPEAKPTIMISVPRLFEKMYNLIVKSVEEGSDTKKKIFNWAVETGRKYSEGKRGLVTLQKKIADKLVFDKLKERTGGHVRLFVSGGAALPPEIDTFFQCAGMNILQGYGLTETSPVMAANKPGQEKVGAVGTIIPGVTVGIQSLQDGKLLAQISGEDYPTNTSSEAGEILCKGPNVMKGYWNNEEATKEMIDNDGWLHTGDVGKFDEGFLKITDRIKHMIVNAGGKNIYPGPIEDLFKTSKWIDQIVVVGEAQNFMAAIIVPDFEVVGKFAKEQGLKFSNNEELIELDEVKDIYKKEIRSFSKELASHEKIRDFRLVPNEFTVETGEITPTLKVKRRVISDKYGHLIEDIFKDD, from the coding sequence ATGCCTACAATAGTCCCTTTTGAAACACTGACTGAATTATTCTTGAATCTATCCCGCAAATACGACGGAGCTGAAAAAGCTCAGTTTTATTTTAAGCCCAACCCGGATTCTGAATACCAACCTATTTACTGGGAACAGGTTACCGATGATGTCTATTCAATAGCTGCCTACCTGATTGAGCAGGGTGTAGAAAAAGGAGACCGTGTCGGGATTTTAAGTGAAAACCGCTACGAATGGGCCGCTATCGATCTTGCCATTCAGCTGGTGGGTGGCATAAATGTTTCGTTATATACAACGCTTCCGCCGGCGCAGTGCGAGTACATTTTACAGGATTCCGGAGCAAAAATATTCTTTGTATCAACCGGACTTCAGCTCAAAAAGGCGGTCGAGATTTTCGATAACTGCGACGATCTGAAAGAAGTAATTGCCTTCGATGTTCCAAAACTCGAGCATTTGATGGAAGAAAGTTATGTGAAGATGTTCGACGATATGCTGATTGAAGGCGGTAAGCATCTTGAAGAACACAGGGAAACCATCAAGAAGAGAACGATGGAAGTAGAGCCGGAAGATGTAGCTACTTTAATTTATACGTCCGGCACCACGGGTAAGCCAAAGGGTGCTATGCTTACCCATCATAATATTGTTAGTAATGTAAAGGCAGCTACTCAGCACATTTACTGGGATGATAATGACAGACTGCTTTCCTTTTTACCACTGTGCCATTCATTTGAACGCACGGCCGGCTATTATGCCATGATTTCCTCCGGTGTTGAGGTTTACTATGCGGAAAGTGTGGATACCGTTTCCAAAAACATGCCCGAGGCCAAGCCCACTATCATGATTAGTGTGCCCCGCCTTTTTGAGAAGATGTACAACCTTATTGTGAAAAGTGTGGAAGAGGGCAGTGATACCAAAAAGAAAATATTTAACTGGGCCGTTGAAACCGGGCGCAAGTACTCAGAAGGAAAACGCGGGCTGGTTACCCTTCAAAAGAAAATAGCTGACAAACTGGTTTTTGATAAGCTAAAAGAACGTACGGGAGGGCATGTTCGCCTGTTTGTTTCAGGTGGTGCTGCACTGCCTCCGGAGATTGATACCTTTTTCCAGTGTGCTGGGATGAATATTCTTCAGGGATATGGATTAACAGAAACATCACCCGTAATGGCTGCCAATAAGCCCGGGCAGGAGAAAGTAGGCGCCGTTGGAACCATTATACCGGGCGTCACCGTGGGAATCCAAAGTCTTCAGGATGGTAAATTGCTGGCCCAGATTAGCGGAGAAGATTATCCAACCAATACCAGTTCTGAGGCCGGTGAAATTCTCTGTAAAGGCCCGAACGTGATGAAAGGGTACTGGAACAATGAGGAAGCCACCAAAGAGATGATAGACAATGACGGCTGGCTTCATACCGGTGATGTAGGCAAGTTTGATGAAGGATTTCTGAAAATAACCGATCGCATTAAGCACATGATTGTAAATGCGGGTGGTAAGAACATCTATCCGGGGCCTATTGAGGATCTTTTCAAAACCAGTAAGTGGATTGATCAGATTGTAGTTGTGGGGGAAGCACAGAATTTCATGGCCGCTATTATTGTGCCTGACTTTGAAGTGGTCGGGAAGTTTGCCAAAGAGCAGGGACTCAAGTTCTCAAACAACGAAGAGCTTATTGAGCTGGACGAAGTGAAGGATATCTACAAGAAAGAGATTCGCTCGTTTTCCAAAGAGCTGGCCTCCCATGAAAAAATCCGCGACTTCCGCCTGGTACCCAACGAATTCACCGTAGAAACAGGAGAAATTACCCCAACCCTGAAAGTAAAACGACGGGTGATTTCTGATAAGTACGGTCATCTGATTGAGGATATTTTTAAGGATGACTAA
- a CDS encoding Fur family transcriptional regulator, translated as MAHPAHEDTVNLVKEIFRSYLKERNQRQTPERFMVLEEIYTADGHFDADDIFFRMKEAGTRVSRATVYNTLDLLVECGLVQRQQFGKSQYYYERAYAYQQHDHIICRDCGHVLEFCDPRIGEIQRMLSEIHDMDIDGHSLHFFGTCSDKEACKKRQEKGSKLADLKES; from the coding sequence ATGGCACATCCAGCACACGAAGATACTGTAAATTTAGTAAAGGAGATTTTTCGCTCCTACCTTAAAGAAAGAAATCAGCGGCAGACACCGGAGCGTTTCATGGTTCTGGAAGAAATTTACACCGCTGACGGTCACTTTGACGCCGATGATATCTTTTTCAGAATGAAGGAAGCCGGCACCCGTGTGTCGCGTGCAACGGTGTATAACACTCTCGATCTTTTGGTGGAATGTGGCTTGGTTCAGCGTCAGCAATTCGGGAAGAGCCAGTACTATTATGAGCGTGCCTATGCCTATCAACAGCACGATCATATCATTTGCCGCGACTGTGGACATGTGCTTGAATTCTGCGATCCCCGCATTGGAGAAATACAGCGTATGCTCTCAGAAATTCACGATATGGATATTGACGGACATTCCCTCCACTTCTTTGGTACCTGCAGCGATAAAGAAGCTTGCAAAAAAAGACAGGAAAAAGGAAGTAAGTTAGCCGACCTGAAAGAATCCTGA
- a CDS encoding putative porin — MKKLTAFHIVLLLLWVPALGQVADSAAVDSTQSQLSTSDSLSTSPRDTTLQKKEEKPEPGQVTPWRELAPTGSTRITNDSLMRWQVWPNWGDFQAYRRDVISFRQGTNGRVDAFHINGYQPLEQQLEMEGLSLNNPVTGLPNYNLVPHRKIGVASESWEGNYYSDIRLRDYYIIKPISYLNYDEATGSYRNLEFMVAQNFSERTNVEISYWDRRGGGYYPNSEIRGSQVVGRVYHHLNDRFLVRGMYLRNQLSNDEPFGYNVGDPATFPFDEFTSVPNSTSGKSEFTRWDLIGGIYHRKDTSSAEDGGLEISMTKNKKSLRFTGDTLGWDLRTISGRLFKEFEWNNLSVRGEVNAQNFATEDDFVLSENSWTEVKGEGTIGYEIIEGSELYGKARVTNRSEGSFGQDFTVGINSLISRKHRVNVSASRYSRIPTMQALYWQSKNYAGNPDLQNEEGISAAASLDVSLFPTLTFVVSGRVKSAENATFLSPDSTFSNSGSFTQLSGTAYARFENHRFEIESSASAQQFDYENPGSNLAALNHRDQIIWLRNSAFVKGYVFDRAAYLKIGVKTLLSPTFYSARTYNTELSYWQGNSSYQQLPPFFRLDGELSARVRGIMVVMRWENALDGLGQAGYFEAAGFPMPPRRLIVGIRAQFRN, encoded by the coding sequence TTGAAGAAACTGACCGCTTTCCATATCGTTTTACTGCTCCTTTGGGTCCCTGCACTCGGGCAGGTCGCTGATTCAGCGGCGGTTGACTCCACCCAATCTCAACTATCCACATCCGATTCTCTTTCCACTTCACCCCGGGATACCACCCTTCAGAAGAAAGAAGAAAAACCGGAACCCGGACAGGTTACCCCGTGGAGAGAACTCGCTCCAACCGGTTCAACCCGGATTACTAATGACAGCCTTATGAGGTGGCAAGTCTGGCCAAACTGGGGAGATTTTCAGGCATACCGGCGTGATGTAATTTCATTCAGGCAAGGTACTAATGGCCGGGTAGATGCCTTTCATATAAATGGATATCAGCCTTTGGAACAGCAGCTGGAAATGGAAGGACTTTCACTGAATAATCCGGTTACCGGACTGCCAAATTACAACCTGGTTCCGCATCGCAAAATTGGGGTAGCTTCAGAATCGTGGGAGGGAAATTATTATTCCGATATCAGGCTGCGGGATTATTACATCATCAAACCCATCAGTTACCTCAATTATGATGAGGCCACCGGGAGCTACCGAAATCTGGAATTTATGGTTGCCCAAAACTTTTCTGAGCGGACCAATGTGGAGATTTCTTATTGGGACCGAAGAGGTGGAGGTTATTACCCAAACAGTGAGATAAGAGGGAGTCAGGTGGTTGGGAGAGTGTATCATCACCTGAATGACCGATTTCTGGTCAGGGGAATGTATTTACGAAATCAGCTGAGTAACGATGAACCGTTTGGCTACAACGTAGGAGACCCGGCTACTTTCCCTTTCGATGAATTTACCTCGGTGCCAAACAGCACGTCCGGAAAATCTGAGTTTACAAGATGGGATTTAATCGGAGGCATTTACCATCGCAAAGACACCTCTTCGGCTGAAGACGGTGGGCTTGAAATCTCCATGACCAAAAACAAAAAATCACTGCGATTTACCGGAGATACTTTAGGATGGGATCTCAGAACAATAAGCGGAAGATTATTCAAGGAGTTTGAATGGAACAACCTGAGTGTACGGGGTGAAGTGAATGCCCAAAATTTTGCTACCGAAGATGATTTTGTGTTATCGGAAAACAGCTGGACGGAAGTAAAAGGAGAGGGCACTATAGGTTATGAGATTATAGAAGGCTCAGAACTGTATGGAAAAGCCAGAGTAACAAACCGTAGTGAAGGATCTTTTGGGCAGGATTTCACGGTTGGAATAAATTCGCTGATTTCAAGAAAACACCGAGTGAATGTCAGTGCCTCAAGGTACAGCCGAATACCCACGATGCAAGCGCTCTACTGGCAGTCTAAGAATTATGCGGGGAACCCCGATCTTCAGAATGAGGAAGGTATTTCTGCTGCTGCAAGCTTGGATGTGAGTTTGTTCCCAACACTTACCTTTGTCGTTTCCGGAAGGGTGAAATCTGCCGAGAATGCCACTTTTTTAAGTCCGGACAGTACATTTTCAAACAGCGGAAGTTTTACCCAGCTGAGTGGAACGGCGTATGCCCGGTTCGAAAACCACCGGTTTGAAATAGAGAGTTCGGCATCGGCCCAGCAGTTTGATTACGAAAATCCGGGAAGTAATCTTGCAGCCCTCAATCACCGGGACCAGATTATTTGGCTAAGAAACTCAGCTTTTGTAAAAGGCTATGTATTTGATCGGGCCGCCTATCTAAAAATTGGTGTAAAAACCTTATTATCTCCTACCTTTTACTCGGCCCGCACCTATAACACTGAGTTAAGCTACTGGCAGGGAAATAGTTCCTATCAGCAGCTTCCTCCGTTCTTTCGCTTGGATGGGGAACTTTCGGCGCGGGTGCGGGGAATAATGGTAGTAATGAGGTGGGAAAATGCGCTTGACGGATTAGGACAGGCGGGCTACTTTGAGGCGGCCGGATTTCCGATGCCTCCACGACGGTTAATTGTAGGAATAAGAGCACAATTCAGAAATTAA
- a CDS encoding D-alanyl-D-alanine carboxypeptidase produces the protein MSEEVRPEQEEHSPLALIFDSSTVFSDNFTGFILHDPEKDTTLFQRYADKYFTPASNTKLFTFYAALKQLPDSLPALDYIINGDSLIFWGTGDPTFLHPDFSDTTAYSFLKNTPYELYYSDNHYEDELLGPGWAWGDYQYYYSTEKSPFPMYGNVAEIEIQEISQTKIAENEEGYIIKPEYFRSSIEMAEQRPGKESPFLYRDFNYNTIEYSPKADTIQYTSYRPFHYTPELITSLLSDTLNKKVNYVDRVRPEKVNRLYGNEKDTVLTRMLQPSDNFLAEQLLLNIAAEQNLPMNSGAVIANTSAEFFNDFSKEPVWRDGSGLSRYNMFTPTNMVELLKLIDREFEKDSLLFRHLPAGGSSGTISSWYAHREGDEPYVFAKTGTLSNNHCLSGYLITRTGRKLIFSFMNNHYVTSSGVVKEEMEKVLWYIHQNY, from the coding sequence GTGAGTGAGGAAGTACGCCCGGAACAGGAAGAGCATTCCCCATTAGCATTAATATTTGATTCTTCAACTGTCTTTTCAGATAATTTTACCGGATTTATTCTACATGATCCAGAGAAAGACACAACGCTCTTCCAAAGATATGCCGATAAGTATTTTACACCGGCATCCAATACCAAGCTTTTCACTTTCTATGCGGCCCTGAAACAATTGCCCGACTCTTTGCCGGCTCTTGACTATATCATTAACGGGGATTCGCTCATTTTCTGGGGAACCGGCGACCCTACATTCCTGCACCCGGATTTCAGTGATACAACGGCATATTCTTTTTTAAAAAACACTCCGTATGAACTGTATTATTCCGATAACCATTACGAAGATGAGCTGTTAGGTCCTGGCTGGGCCTGGGGAGATTATCAATACTACTATTCGACAGAAAAAAGCCCGTTTCCGATGTATGGAAACGTAGCCGAGATAGAGATTCAGGAAATCAGCCAGACCAAGATCGCTGAAAATGAAGAAGGCTATATCATTAAGCCGGAGTACTTCAGATCCAGTATCGAGATGGCCGAACAGCGACCGGGAAAGGAATCTCCGTTCTTGTACCGGGATTTCAACTATAATACCATTGAGTACAGCCCGAAGGCAGACACTATTCAATACACCAGCTATCGACCATTCCACTACACGCCGGAGCTTATAACAAGTTTGCTTAGTGATACACTGAACAAGAAGGTAAACTATGTAGATCGGGTTAGGCCGGAAAAAGTGAATCGCTTGTATGGAAATGAAAAGGATACGGTGCTTACCCGTATGCTGCAGCCCAGTGATAACTTTTTGGCCGAACAGTTACTGTTAAATATCGCCGCCGAACAGAATCTGCCGATGAATTCCGGAGCTGTAATTGCTAACACATCTGCAGAGTTTTTTAATGATTTCAGTAAAGAGCCGGTTTGGAGAGACGGTTCCGGGCTATCCCGTTATAATATGTTCACTCCCACAAATATGGTGGAGTTGCTGAAGCTTATCGACAGGGAGTTTGAAAAGGACTCATTACTGTTCCGGCATTTACCGGCAGGGGGTTCATCAGGAACCATCAGTAGTTGGTATGCGCACAGAGAAGGAGACGAGCCGTATGTATTTGCGAAGACGGGAACTCTGAGTAATAATCACTGCCTTAGCGGCTACTTAATTACGAGAACCGGGCGAAAGTTGATCTTCTCATTTATGAACAATCACTATGTTACTTCCTCGGGTGTAGTGAAAGAAGAGATGGAAAAAGTGCTTTGGTATATACACCAAAACTATTGA
- a CDS encoding S41 family peptidase — translation MHLKKILYPNLLILFILAALRFTGVDPVLQAETDDTKNLTKYHQAQRSIVANYFREPDLNNMYKTSIKRMVKAIKDSTLLVDGTPIDTTFQGVQINSIRDSFSNFEKAYLYISNNSPEENMTRLTEEAIKGMFSTLDPHSMYIEPEDNEQIQAEFAGKFQGIGVQFQVIKDTITVVTAISGGPSDQLGIRSGDRIIAIEDSSAIGFTNEMVVNRLRGEKGSKVKVTVKRPNVKQPINFVITRDDIPLYTVDTSYMLDEKTGYIKINRFAATTHDEFMQAVEELEKEGMERIVLDLRGNPGGYLSQAIAIAEEFFPQGTELVSTKSKNSRFNGEYFSRKDGELKEEPVIILVDEGAASASEIVSGAVQDHDRGLIVGKRTFGKGLVQQQYELVDKSSVRVTISRYYTPSGRLIQKPFVEGGEQYAYEIYRRDNAMNDASEFIDHVPDSLKYSTDAGRTVYGGGGIVPDYIVPSDTTTSAYVFNFSIRERASFDYVRSFLDEQGDAFRSEWENNFEGFRNTFEWEQKHVDGVKSLLLERGMVVTDTVSSPKFQNDSLFVPNGHFEEISYLVEGRMKAELARQIWGMQYFYPIANDIFDKTLKESMTLWDAVARLEALASGKAEANIGNLQNQN, via the coding sequence ATGCACTTGAAAAAAATACTGTACCCCAACCTTCTCATACTTTTTATTCTTGCGGCTCTCCGCTTTACAGGCGTTGATCCTGTACTTCAGGCCGAAACGGATGACACCAAGAATTTAACCAAATATCATCAGGCACAGCGCAGTATTGTCGCTAATTATTTTCGGGAACCGGACTTAAATAATATGTATAAAACCAGTATCAAGCGGATGGTTAAAGCCATCAAGGATTCTACCCTGCTGGTTGACGGCACCCCGATTGACACTACCTTCCAGGGAGTTCAGATCAACAGCATCAGGGATTCTTTTTCGAATTTTGAGAAGGCTTATTTATACATCTCCAATAACAGCCCTGAAGAAAATATGACCCGGCTCACTGAAGAAGCCATTAAAGGCATGTTTTCCACTCTTGACCCCCACTCGATGTATATCGAACCGGAAGACAACGAGCAGATTCAAGCCGAGTTTGCCGGTAAGTTTCAGGGAATTGGCGTTCAGTTCCAGGTTATTAAGGACACCATAACCGTTGTTACTGCTATTTCGGGAGGTCCCAGTGATCAACTTGGCATCCGCTCCGGAGACCGTATTATCGCCATCGAAGATTCCTCCGCTATCGGTTTCACGAATGAAATGGTTGTAAACCGACTTCGCGGTGAGAAAGGCTCAAAAGTGAAGGTTACCGTTAAACGACCGAATGTAAAACAGCCCATCAATTTTGTTATCACCCGGGATGACATCCCGCTTTATACTGTGGACACCTCCTACATGCTGGATGAGAAAACCGGATATATCAAGATTAACCGGTTTGCGGCTACCACTCACGATGAATTTATGCAGGCCGTTGAAGAGCTTGAGAAAGAAGGCATGGAAAGAATTGTTCTTGACCTTCGGGGAAATCCGGGAGGCTACCTGAGCCAGGCTATCGCTATTGCTGAGGAATTCTTTCCGCAGGGAACAGAATTGGTTTCTACCAAGAGCAAGAACAGCCGCTTTAATGGCGAATACTTCTCCCGCAAAGATGGGGAACTCAAAGAAGAGCCCGTTATCATTTTAGTGGACGAAGGCGCTGCATCTGCCAGTGAAATTGTTAGTGGAGCCGTACAGGATCATGATCGCGGACTCATTGTTGGAAAAAGAACATTTGGTAAAGGTCTCGTTCAGCAGCAATACGAACTGGTTGACAAAAGCAGCGTCCGGGTTACCATTTCACGATATTACACTCCTTCCGGGCGTCTCATTCAGAAACCATTTGTAGAAGGTGGTGAGCAATACGCGTATGAAATCTACCGTCGTGATAATGCCATGAATGATGCCTCCGAATTCATTGATCACGTGCCGGATTCACTGAAATATTCTACCGATGCCGGACGAACCGTTTATGGCGGCGGCGGTATTGTTCCTGATTATATCGTCCCTTCAGACACTACCACATCTGCCTATGTATTCAACTTCTCCATCCGTGAGCGAGCTTCCTTCGATTATGTACGCTCTTTCCTTGATGAGCAGGGAGATGCATTCCGCAGCGAGTGGGAAAATAATTTTGAAGGATTCCGAAATACCTTTGAATGGGAACAGAAGCATGTTGATGGGGTTAAGTCATTGCTTCTGGAACGTGGCATGGTAGTTACGGATACTGTGAGCTCTCCAAAATTCCAGAATGATTCTCTATTTGTGCCTAACGGTCACTTTGAAGAAATCTCTTACCTGGTTGAGGGCAGGATGAAAGCTGAACTGGCTCGTCAGATTTGGGGCATGCAGTACTTCTATCCTATTGCCAACGATATTTTTGATAAAACCCTGAAGGAATCTATGACTCTTTGGGATGCGGTTGCCAGGCTGGAAGCCCTTGCCAGCGGAAAAGCAGAAGCCAACATTGGGAACCTGCAAAACCAGAATTAA